In a genomic window of Candidatus Beckwithbacteria bacterium:
- a CDS encoding ferritin-like domain-containing protein, translated as MQTNSLTQQNLLRAFTGESQARNKYTVFAKMARKENLEWVARVFEETAENERVHAEELFEQIKGEVKAQAELEIKAYSQTIDNLKVAAAGEKFEWTKMYPDFEKQAISDKEPESIRLFGSLKKVEEKHEERYIIIAHKLDSKTLYDSDAELEWKCVNCGYIYKGKRPPEKCPVCQKPFSWYMPLGLVR; from the coding sequence ATGCAGACAAATTCTTTAACCCAGCAAAATTTATTGAGGGCTTTCACGGGCGAGTCGCAGGCGAGAAATAAGTATACAGTTTTTGCCAAGATGGCCAGAAAAGAGAATTTGGAATGGGTGGCTCGAGTATTTGAGGAAACAGCGGAAAACGAACGAGTCCACGCCGAAGAATTATTTGAGCAGATTAAGGGGGAAGTAAAGGCGCAGGCAGAATTAGAAATAAAGGCTTATAGTCAAACGATTGATAATTTGAAAGTGGCGGCAGCGGGAGAAAAATTTGAATGGACAAAGATGTATCCGGATTTTGAAAAACAGGCGATTAGCGATAAAGAGCCGGAGTCGATTAGGCTGTTCGGCAGCTTAAAAAAAGTGGAAGAAAAACACGAAGAAAGATACATCATTATTGCTCATAAACTAGACAGCAAAACTTTGTATGACAGCGACGCGGAACTGGAGTGGAAGTGTGTTAATTGCGGCTATATCTATAAAGGCAAGCGGCCGCCGGAAAAATGCCCGGTCTGCCAGAAACCATTTAGTTGGTACATGCCATTAGGGTTGGTAAGATAA
- a CDS encoding heavy metal-associated domain-containing protein: MTKLKVVNIKCGGCENSIKRILGKQGLTEIKVSPETQTVEFNGDEVVARKILTGMGYPAADSPEAKSLLKKAQSYVSCLIGRIKK; encoded by the coding sequence ATGACTAAACTTAAAGTAGTTAATATCAAGTGCGGCGGCTGTGAGAACAGCATTAAGAGGATACTGGGAAAGCAGGGTTTGACTGAAATTAAAGTCAGTCCGGAAACTCAAACTGTTGAATTTAATGGCGATGAAGTCGTGGCCCGAAAAATCTTGACCGGTATGGGTTATCCGGCCGCGGACAGTCCGGAAGCTAAGAGTTTGTTGAAAAAAGCCCAGTCTTATGTTTCCTGCTTGATCGGCAGGATTAAAAAATAA
- a CDS encoding lmo0937 family membrane protein produces MGLLDFIIILLVISWLGGFSLKIGGGLIHLLLVIAVIILIVRLLG; encoded by the coding sequence ATGGGGTTATTAGATTTCATCATTATATTGTTAGTGATTTCCTGGTTGGGAGGATTTTCTCTCAAGATTGGCGGCGGGCTAATTCATTTACTGTTGGTGATTGCCGTAATTATTCTGATTGTCCGTCTTTTAGGGTAA
- a CDS encoding DUF2130 domain-containing protein, which produces MKKIKVTIQDENTLKLLEDAQRGDIIDLKSIHETDIDKTTIDILIKSIKTDEFNSQLEEAKRNIEKEKGLEAQLKEKDIINRAKEALAKKDQEIVNLNTKVENIAKQVESDAKIEALEEKKSLEDGYQQKLTEKEAEIQEIKHQKELNEQKYQDQLKASETALVSLKEMRSRMSTKMIGESLEVHCENEFNRLRPFAFPKAQFGKDNQLSTSGSKGDYIYRELDDDGNEILTIMFEMKNEEDETSTKHKNKDFFRELDKDRREKKCEYAVLVSLLEKENEYYDDIVTVPEYPCMFAIRPQHFITIIGFLRQGNLKSQELRLTIQNLKNQNIDVTNFESNINAFKDAFARNYNLAADQFSKAIEEIDKTIDHLNKVKENLLKSDNNLRLANNKATELTVKRLTANSPSVARAFAEKV; this is translated from the coding sequence GGGGTGACATAATCGATCTCAAATCGATACACGAAACGGATATAGATAAAACTACAATTGATATCCTAATCAAATCAATCAAAACTGATGAGTTTAATTCACAGCTAGAGGAAGCAAAACGCAATATCGAAAAAGAGAAGGGTCTTGAGGCTCAACTCAAAGAAAAAGACATTATTAATAGAGCGAAAGAAGCGCTTGCAAAGAAAGATCAGGAGATTGTCAATTTAAACACTAAAGTCGAAAACATTGCCAAACAGGTTGAATCGGATGCAAAAATTGAAGCCTTAGAAGAGAAAAAGTCTTTGGAAGATGGTTATCAGCAAAAATTGACTGAAAAAGAAGCTGAAATTCAAGAGATTAAACATCAAAAAGAACTAAATGAGCAAAAATACCAGGATCAACTCAAAGCGAGCGAAACTGCTTTAGTCTCTCTAAAAGAAATGCGGTCTAGAATGAGTACCAAAATGATTGGTGAATCATTAGAGGTTCACTGTGAGAACGAGTTTAATAGGCTTCGCCCGTTTGCTTTTCCTAAGGCTCAATTCGGAAAAGATAATCAACTTTCAACTTCGGGGTCCAAAGGAGACTATATCTATCGAGAACTTGACGATGACGGTAATGAAATTTTAACCATTATGTTTGAGATGAAAAATGAGGAAGATGAAACATCTACTAAACATAAAAATAAAGACTTTTTCAGGGAATTAGATAAAGATCGACGAGAAAAAAAATGTGAATATGCAGTACTTGTCAGCTTATTGGAAAAAGAAAACGAATATTATGACGATATTGTTACAGTGCCTGAATATCCATGCATGTTTGCCATAAGGCCTCAACATTTTATTACAATAATTGGGTTTTTACGCCAAGGTAATTTGAAATCTCAAGAATTGCGACTGACTATTCAAAATCTTAAAAATCAAAACATCGATGTAACCAATTTTGAATCCAATATAAATGCATTTAAGGATGCTTTTGCTAGAAATTATAACTTAGCTGCTGATCAATTTAGTAAAGCAATTGAAGAAATCGATAAGACTATTGATCATCTCAATAAGGTTAAAGAAAATTTGCTCAAATCAGACAATAACCTGAGATTAGCTAACAACAAAGCCACAGAACTTACAGTAAAAAGATTGACAGCTAACAGTCCAAGTGTTGCAAGGGCTTTTGCGGAAAAAGTCTAA
- a CDS encoding DUF3096 domain-containing protein: MSLSFTNLSPLASLVFGILILMFPKFLNYLIAVYLIIIGIIGLGLIK; encoded by the coding sequence ATGAGTCTATCTTTTACAAATTTAAGCCCTTTGGCTTCATTGGTATTCGGGATATTAATTCTGATGTTTCCGAAATTTCTTAATTATTTAATAGCGGTTTACCTGATTATTATTGGAATTATCGGATTAGGATTAATAAAATGA
- a CDS encoding dTDP-4-dehydrorhamnose 3,5-epimerase family protein: protein MIKLFEPTKDLEIEEDIFKTEIKGLWYIARKQFSDERGFFTEVAQTYKLEKVLGRQFVVKQINHSRSITNVVRGMHAEDWKKVITVTNGAAFCALADVRPESATFGKVVNFKLGFGEEFLTGSLLVEEEIANSFCVLKGPVDYVYCVDRLYGQRDPKGDVAISLFDPDLKIEWPIKREEMILSQRDKNSITLRQRFPEKFK, encoded by the coding sequence ATGATAAAACTTTTTGAACCGACAAAGGATTTGGAGATAGAAGAGGACATATTCAAGACAGAAATTAAAGGATTATGGTATATTGCCAGAAAGCAATTCAGCGATGAAAGAGGTTTTTTTACAGAAGTAGCCCAGACTTATAAATTGGAAAAAGTATTAGGGCGGCAGTTTGTGGTAAAACAGATTAATCATTCCCGGTCAATAACCAATGTGGTAAGGGGAATGCATGCCGAAGATTGGAAAAAAGTGATTACGGTAACGAATGGTGCGGCTTTCTGCGCCTTGGCCGATGTCCGGCCAGAGTCCGCCACTTTCGGTAAAGTGGTTAACTTTAAATTAGGGTTCGGAGAGGAATTTTTAACCGGATCATTGCTGGTGGAAGAAGAAATTGCCAATTCTTTTTGCGTGTTAAAGGGGCCGGTGGATTATGTTTATTGCGTTGACCGGCTTTACGGTCAGCGGGATCCAAAAGGGGATGTGGCGATTTCTTTGTTTGATCCGGACTTAAAGATTGAGTGGCCGATTAAAAGAGAAGAGATGATTTTAAGCCAGAGAGATAAGAACTCAATTACTTTGCGGCAAAGGTTTCCGGAGAAGTTTAAGTGA
- a CDS encoding YggT family protein, protein MLQQQTQTGEEAQVKTGSPQKAYQTKKAIFRTYQVIWYILGVIEVVLAFRVLFKLLGASTQSGFTSFIYAISSPLALPFAGILGKTGVSGMILEWSTLIAMAVYAVIAYGIVALFQLVKPTNQEEVEETVDNQ, encoded by the coding sequence ATGTTACAACAACAAACACAGACAGGAGAAGAAGCCCAGGTTAAGACAGGGTCTCCCCAAAAAGCCTACCAAACAAAAAAGGCAATTTTTCGTACCTATCAAGTCATTTGGTACATTCTAGGGGTAATTGAGGTGGTTCTGGCATTTAGAGTTCTGTTTAAACTTCTTGGGGCAAGCACCCAGAGCGGATTTACCAGTTTCATCTATGCAATCAGCAGCCCCTTAGCTTTGCCGTTTGCGGGAATATTAGGGAAAACAGGAGTTTCAGGAATGATCCTGGAATGGTCAACGCTAATTGCTATGGCAGTTTATGCCGTGATTGCTTATGGAATTGTGGCGCTTTTTCAACTAGTTAAGCCCACGAATCAAGAGGAAGTAGAAGAAACAGTTGATAATCAATAA
- a CDS encoding phosphatase PAP2 family protein, which produces MFWIKIKRSESWLLLAGLFATALLTTIKLADNFIDKDGLILFDQPINLFIQHLRTPILNKLMLLISLTANWQMLLWGTLLASLLLLAAKKRRYLLTMLISNTSAWILVELTKLLTARPRPPVENALIVEHGFAFPSGHSYFAVVFYGLLTYFWVRHFQKKWEKISILILGSIFILLLAFSRIYLGVHWSTDVLAGLSTSTAWLTITIAYIEYKRRFFRQEHQSFNKKLVWQGFGIFMILWLTGLIWLYRNNINILGKNIIKPTTAAVSAITNTAPAAKSRTNLVAP; this is translated from the coding sequence ATGTTTTGGATAAAAATTAAACGGAGCGAATCATGGTTACTGTTAGCCGGTTTATTCGCGACCGCGCTATTAACTACCATCAAGTTAGCCGATAATTTTATCGATAAAGACGGTTTAATTCTTTTTGACCAACCCATCAATTTATTTATCCAACATTTAAGAACACCCATCTTAAATAAACTCATGCTTTTAATCAGTCTCACCGCTAACTGGCAAATGCTCCTCTGGGGTACCCTGCTGGCCTCTCTTCTTCTCTTGGCCGCCAAAAAAAGACGTTACTTATTAACCATGTTAATCAGCAACACTAGCGCTTGGATTTTAGTCGAGCTGACAAAACTTCTCACTGCCCGCCCCCGGCCGCCGGTGGAAAACGCCTTAATTGTCGAACATGGGTTTGCTTTTCCCAGCGGCCACAGTTATTTTGCCGTTGTCTTTTACGGCCTGCTCACTTACTTTTGGGTCAGGCATTTTCAAAAAAAATGGGAAAAAATCAGTATTCTAATTTTAGGTTCAATTTTTATCTTACTGTTAGCCTTCTCCCGGATCTATTTAGGCGTCCATTGGTCCACCGATGTTCTGGCCGGCCTCTCTACCAGCACGGCTTGGCTAACCATAACCATCGCCTACATCGAATACAAAAGAAGATTTTTTCGTCAAGAGCATCAATCATTTAATAAAAAATTGGTCTGGCAAGGATTTGGTATTTTTATGATTTTGTGGTTAACCGGCCTAATTTGGCTTTATCGAAACAACATCAATATCTTAGGCAAAAATATTATTAAACCCACCACTGCCGCTGTCAGTGCCATTACTAATACTGCTCCTGCCGCCAAGTCCCGCACCAACTTGGTCGCTCCCTGA
- a CDS encoding polysaccharide deacetylase family protein encodes MNQLYGPCAWAPSLMYHHIAKEAANLTVTTEWFRKQMEYLRDHGYTVIGAGELVAWFDQGQGLGKKAVLLTFDDAYEDFFSEAYPILKEFGFKATVFVPTGLVNNPGYLSWDQIREMSQSGLVTFGNHTWSHNNLGGNRETVNNEIGLADTQLTEHGLNSPKLLAYPYGSAWGLAETVAGEKGYLLGFTTQPGSILCKKMRLELPRTRIGNASLAAYGF; translated from the coding sequence ATGAATCAGCTTTATGGTCCGTGCGCGTGGGCGCCGAGCCTGATGTATCATCATATTGCCAAAGAAGCGGCAAATTTGACGGTGACCACGGAATGGTTCAGAAAACAGATGGAGTATTTAAGAGACCATGGTTATACGGTAATCGGAGCGGGAGAGTTAGTGGCTTGGTTTGACCAAGGACAAGGATTAGGGAAGAAAGCGGTTTTGTTGACTTTTGATGATGCCTATGAGGACTTTTTTAGCGAGGCGTATCCAATTTTAAAAGAATTTGGTTTTAAAGCGACTGTGTTTGTGCCGACCGGTTTAGTCAATAATCCGGGTTATTTGTCTTGGGACCAGATTCGAGAGATGAGCCAGTCAGGGCTCGTGACTTTTGGTAACCACACTTGGTCGCACAATAATTTAGGGGGGAATAGGGAGACCGTGAATAACGAGATTGGTTTGGCAGATACACAACTGACAGAACACGGTTTAAATTCACCGAAACTTTTGGCCTATCCTTACGGATCGGCTTGGGGGTTGGCAGAAACAGTGGCCGGGGAAAAAGGCTATTTGTTGGGTTTTACGACCCAACCCGGTTCGATTTTATGTAAAAAAATGAGATTAGAGTTACCGCGGACAAGAATCGGGAATGCTTCACTGGCGGCTTACGGTTTTTAA
- a CDS encoding PIG-L family deacetylase: protein MSSFFRWLKKINHRHRRLIIIVFIIWGFWFFGFGALLSFFLSKGQLARFPDLTNHDRILILAPHVDDEVISSAGIINHALKTGAAIKIVYLTNGDNSLSAVIKENRNLKLSPNEFVSLGEQRMSEAKAATAVLGLTADNLIFLGYPDQGLTPMFNKYYDPSNPYASKGTEFTYNPYSGTYKSGQLYTGTNVVNDLNEIIQSFNPTVIIAPHPRDIHPDHHAAYLFLEKVLNENSLRPQIFTYLVHYPRFPVDKKLASNQFLYPPKKLYTQEGWYSYDLSPDQITIKLEAVKQNVSQKEFGRVYDLLQSFVKKNEIFEKM from the coding sequence ATGTCCAGCTTTTTCCGTTGGCTAAAAAAAATTAACCATCGCCACCGACGCCTAATTATTATTGTCTTTATTATCTGGGGATTTTGGTTTTTTGGGTTTGGCGCCCTACTTAGCTTTTTCTTATCTAAAGGCCAGTTAGCCCGATTTCCCGATCTAACCAACCATGACCGGATTTTGATCCTGGCACCCCATGTCGACGATGAAGTTATCAGTTCTGCCGGAATTATTAACCATGCCCTTAAAACCGGTGCCGCTATTAAGATTGTTTATCTGACTAACGGCGACAATAGTCTCAGCGCTGTCATTAAAGAAAATAGAAATCTTAAACTCAGCCCCAATGAATTTGTCAGTCTGGGCGAGCAAAGAATGTCTGAAGCCAAGGCGGCCACGGCCGTTTTAGGTTTAACCGCTGATAATCTTATTTTTTTAGGCTACCCTGACCAAGGCCTAACTCCGATGTTTAATAAATATTATGACCCTTCCAATCCCTATGCTTCTAAGGGCACGGAATTTACTTACAATCCATACAGCGGCACATATAAATCCGGGCAGCTTTATACCGGCACCAATGTTGTCAACGATCTGAATGAAATTATTCAATCTTTTAATCCTACTGTCATTATTGCCCCCCATCCTAGAGACATTCACCCTGACCACCATGCTGCTTATTTATTTCTTGAAAAAGTTCTCAATGAAAATTCCCTCCGGCCGCAAATTTTTACCTACCTAGTCCATTATCCCCGCTTCCCCGTCGACAAGAAGTTAGCCAGCAATCAATTCCTTTACCCTCCCAAAAAACTCTACACTCAAGAAGGCTGGTACAGTTATGACTTAAGCCCGGATCAAATTACTATCAAATTAGAAGCAGTCAAACAAAATGTTTCTCAAAAAGAATTCGGCCGGGTTTATGATTTACTCCAAAGCTTTGTCAAAAAAAATGAAATTTTTGAAAAAATGTGA
- the amrA gene encoding AmmeMemoRadiSam system protein A — MNNEELAFRAISHYLKTEQVLEIKPKKPVGACFVTLYINGRLRGCIGTPEAFEPLEKNIIRNAIEAATADWRFNPVTQDELPRLTLEVSVLTPLKPYHPKSTASLLSFLSKDKPGLVIEQSGKRALFLPQVWKELPEPKEFVTQLCLKAGLSPTAWQDKNTEFFIFTLKTVSRQ; from the coding sequence ATGAATAACGAAGAATTGGCTTTCCGCGCCATCAGCCATTACCTCAAAACCGAACAGGTGTTGGAAATTAAACCAAAAAAACCAGTCGGCGCCTGCTTTGTGACACTTTATATCAACGGTAGGCTAAGAGGTTGTATTGGCACGCCGGAAGCCTTTGAACCGCTGGAGAAAAATATCATCCGGAATGCCATTGAAGCGGCAACTGCTGACTGGCGGTTTAACCCAGTTACTCAAGACGAACTGCCCCGCCTGACGCTAGAAGTTTCGGTGCTAACACCCCTAAAACCCTATCACCCTAAATCTACTGCCAGCCTGTTAAGTTTTCTTTCCAAAGATAAACCGGGGCTAGTAATTGAACAGTCCGGCAAGCGAGCCCTGTTTTTACCTCAAGTCTGGAAAGAATTACCCGAACCAAAAGAATTTGTCACCCAACTCTGCCTCAAAGCCGGCCTGTCTCCGACCGCCTGGCAGGATAAAAATACTGAATTTTTTATTTTTACCTTAAAAACCGTAAGCCGCCAGTGA
- the amrB gene encoding AmmeMemoRadiSam system protein B produces MASGTRQAAVAGSFYPDNPLGLKTLLKNYFSHSRPIALNPKALILPHAGYIYSGPTAAWGFKQLKPTKNQHFVLLGPSHHGYFSGLAGSTDKFWQTPLGKIAHLPAKDFLNNQPHQLEHCLEVQLPFLQFCLPEFSFTAFLTGELSHQETADYLIKAYPDSIFLVSSDLSHYLPETVANKTDQTTIDAILKLNSGYFADHDNVACGTTAIQILLGIAKTKHWLPQLLCYDTSASASGDKSQVVGYASLGFYE; encoded by the coding sequence ATGGCGTCTGGCACTAGACAAGCGGCTGTCGCCGGCAGTTTCTATCCCGATAATCCTCTCGGGCTAAAAACACTTTTGAAAAATTATTTTTCTCACTCTCGCCCTATTGCCCTAAACCCTAAAGCCCTGATCCTGCCCCACGCCGGCTATATTTATTCCGGCCCAACTGCCGCCTGGGGCTTTAAACAATTAAAGCCCACTAAAAACCAGCATTTTGTTTTACTTGGCCCATCGCATCATGGTTATTTTTCCGGTTTAGCCGGCTCTACTGACAAGTTCTGGCAAACACCACTAGGGAAAATCGCCCATCTTCCTGCCAAGGATTTTTTAAACAACCAGCCGCATCAGCTGGAACACTGTCTGGAAGTCCAACTACCCTTTCTACAATTTTGCTTGCCGGAATTTTCTTTTACGGCTTTTTTAACCGGTGAGCTAAGCCATCAAGAAACGGCCGATTATCTGATTAAAGCTTACCCTGATTCGATTTTTTTAGTTTCTTCTGACCTCTCTCATTATTTACCGGAAACAGTTGCCAATAAAACCGACCAAACCACAATTGATGCCATTTTAAAATTAAATTCCGGGTACTTTGCTGACCATGATAATGTCGCTTGCGGCACTACGGCCATTCAAATCCTCTTAGGTATTGCTAAAACCAAACATTGGCTCCCCCAGCTGCTTTGCTATGATACTTCCGCTTCAGCTTCCGGTGACAAATCTCAGGTTGTCGGTTATGCTAGTCTTGGTTTTTATGAATAA
- a CDS encoding fructose-bisphosphate aldolase class I has translation MNVESLAEVARGLTPVGKGILAADESSGTIEKRFNTIGVISTEENRRAYRELLFTAPGMERYISGVILFDETIKQSTRGGVLFPDLLTQKGVKPGIKVDQGLEPLGENGEKVTKGLEGLPERLAEYAALGAVFTKWRAVINIGNGAPTDAAIARNAEGLAKYAAFSQAAGLVPIVEPEVLMDGDHSIKMCREVSIATLTKVFASLKDHDVDLSGMLLKPSMVLPGKNSPDQVDDEEIARQTIEVLLATVPRSVPGIVFLSGGQNPQEATRRLNAMNRMFRDKVPWQLSFSYGRALQEPVLRAWVGKPENVIAAQKAFIKRAWLNSSARFGMYKPGMEG, from the coding sequence ATGAATGTAGAAAGTTTAGCAGAGGTAGCTCGAGGTCTCACGCCTGTGGGTAAGGGAATTTTAGCTGCTGATGAAAGTTCCGGTACAATAGAGAAAAGATTTAATACCATTGGGGTGATTTCTACAGAAGAAAATAGACGAGCGTATAGAGAATTACTGTTTACTGCGCCAGGAATGGAGCGGTATATAAGCGGCGTCATTCTGTTTGACGAAACAATAAAACAAAGTACACGCGGGGGTGTTTTATTTCCCGACCTTCTCACACAAAAAGGTGTCAAGCCTGGGATAAAAGTTGATCAGGGGCTTGAGCCCTTGGGAGAAAACGGCGAAAAGGTTACGAAAGGATTGGAAGGTCTTCCCGAAAGATTGGCAGAGTATGCGGCTCTGGGAGCTGTATTTACGAAATGGAGGGCAGTCATAAACATTGGAAATGGTGCACCCACCGATGCCGCAATTGCCAGAAATGCTGAAGGATTGGCAAAATATGCAGCATTTTCTCAAGCAGCCGGATTGGTTCCAATCGTAGAGCCAGAGGTTCTCATGGATGGTGACCATTCAATAAAGATGTGTCGGGAAGTTTCAATAGCTACTTTAACAAAGGTTTTTGCTTCGTTAAAAGATCACGATGTAGACCTTTCCGGTATGCTCCTTAAACCAAGCATGGTTCTTCCCGGAAAGAATTCCCCCGATCAAGTTGATGACGAAGAAATTGCTAGACAAACAATAGAGGTGCTGTTGGCGACCGTTCCCCGTTCGGTTCCCGGCATAGTTTTTTTATCAGGAGGACAAAATCCTCAAGAGGCAACAAGAAGATTAAACGCAATGAATAGAATGTTTAGGGATAAAGTTCCTTGGCAGCTTAGCTTTTCTTATGGACGCGCTCTTCAGGAGCCGGTACTCCGGGCATGGGTGGGGAAGCCCGAGAACGTAATAGCCGCTCAAAAGGCTTTCATAAAGCGGGCGTGGTTAAACAGCTCTGCACGTTTCGGAATGTATAAACCCGGAATGGAGGGGTAG
- a CDS encoding lipopolysaccharide assembly protein LapA domain-containing protein, translated as MLILILFLIVGSILVYISKFNFMLVSVNLGLYVFKDVSLFYVMVGSLLTGLVLSYLVYFVHTISNSFKFRGKDKEIKKEKDEVLELTKRVHQLELENEKLKHKSNSEPDDRNAL; from the coding sequence ATGTTGATTTTAATCTTGTTTTTGATTGTTGGGTCGATTCTTGTCTATATCTCAAAATTTAATTTCATGTTAGTTTCAGTTAATTTAGGGTTGTATGTTTTTAAGGATGTTTCCCTCTTTTATGTAATGGTTGGTTCGTTGCTGACGGGTTTGGTTCTATCTTATTTGGTTTATTTTGTCCACACGATTTCTAACTCTTTTAAATTTCGGGGTAAAGATAAGGAAATTAAGAAAGAAAAGGATGAAGTGCTGGAGTTAACCAAACGAGTGCACCAGTTGGAGTTGGAAAACGAAAAACTAAAACATAAGTCAAATTCTGAACCAGACGACAGAAACGCTTTGTGA
- the amrS gene encoding AmmeMemoRadiSam system radical SAM enzyme encodes MKAAKVFKKLSGGVVQCQACSWYCRIAPGNLGVCATRLNKNGRLYSLVYGQIVGPALDPVEKKPLYHFLPGSNLLSFGTVGCNFACTFCQNWEQSQGNKTGLKINTTKITPEELVDLALSQHASGIAYTYNEPAIFVEFAHDTAVLAKKKGLKNVYVSNGFESVETFNYLKPYLDAINIDLKSFSAKFYQTICKAKIEPVKANIKRFFQSGIATEITTLIIPNHNDSVKELTQIAKFLYQISPDIPWHLSAFHPDYKMTDIPVTPHSTLIKACQIGKKSGLHYIYIGNVFDPKHSSTICPHCQILLISRSHYVGQIENLNTKTGRCSNCGYKIYGVWH; translated from the coding sequence GTGAAAGCAGCAAAAGTATTTAAAAAACTGAGTGGTGGAGTCGTCCAATGCCAGGCTTGTTCTTGGTATTGCCGCATCGCTCCTGGGAACTTAGGCGTCTGCGCCACCCGCTTAAATAAAAACGGCCGGCTTTATTCTTTGGTTTACGGTCAAATCGTCGGCCCGGCGCTCGATCCGGTTGAGAAAAAACCGCTCTATCATTTCTTACCCGGCTCTAACCTCCTTTCTTTCGGCACGGTCGGCTGCAACTTTGCTTGCACTTTTTGCCAAAACTGGGAGCAAAGCCAGGGAAACAAAACCGGTCTGAAAATCAATACCACTAAAATTACTCCTGAAGAACTGGTGGACCTGGCCTTATCCCAACACGCTTCCGGTATTGCCTACACTTACAATGAACCGGCGATTTTTGTGGAATTTGCTCATGACACCGCTGTTTTAGCCAAAAAGAAAGGCTTGAAAAACGTCTATGTTTCCAATGGTTTTGAGTCTGTCGAAACGTTTAATTATTTAAAACCATATTTGGACGCCATTAATATTGACTTAAAAAGTTTTTCCGCTAAGTTTTACCAAACGATTTGTAAGGCTAAAATCGAACCGGTAAAGGCCAATATTAAGCGCTTTTTCCAGTCCGGCATTGCCACCGAAATTACCACCTTGATCATTCCCAACCATAACGATTCTGTCAAAGAGTTAACCCAAATTGCTAAATTTTTATATCAGATCTCTCCGGATATTCCCTGGCACCTTTCCGCTTTCCACCCGGACTATAAAATGACTGATATTCCAGTCACGCCTCATTCCACTTTAATCAAAGCTTGTCAGATTGGTAAAAAGTCCGGTTTGCATTATATCTACATCGGCAATGTTTTTGACCCGAAACACTCCTCGACGATCTGCCCCCACTGTCAAATCCTGCTGATCTCCCGCAGCCATTATGTCGGTCAAATCGAGAATTTAAATACCAAAACCGGCCGCTGTAGTAACTGCGGCTATAAAATTTATGGCGTCTGGCACTAG
- a CDS encoding NUDIX domain-containing protein, giving the protein MKNLLAKIYKILHLSKGLQLFVMRFFQDKFLVGVTGIIFNDKNEVLLFKHTYRSHAWSLPGGYLKSGEHPCEALEREIKEESGLVVSVDESLKTRTDRESARLDMCYIGVLIGGDFKPTHEVSEYGWFTQDKLPLLRKNQVFLIDEALKQRKLSNST; this is encoded by the coding sequence GTGAAAAATCTCTTAGCCAAAATCTATAAAATTTTACATCTTTCTAAGGGATTGCAATTATTTGTCATGCGTTTTTTTCAAGATAAATTTCTAGTTGGGGTGACAGGAATTATTTTTAATGACAAAAATGAAGTACTGCTTTTCAAGCATACTTATCGATCGCATGCCTGGAGTTTACCGGGTGGCTACTTAAAGAGCGGGGAGCATCCGTGCGAAGCCCTGGAAAGAGAAATTAAAGAGGAGTCGGGACTGGTCGTCAGCGTGGATGAATCGCTGAAAACCCGGACCGATCGGGAGAGCGCCCGTCTGGATATGTGCTACATCGGTGTTTTAATTGGCGGCGATTTTAAACCAACTCACGAAGTATCTGAATATGGTTGGTTTACCCAAGACAAACTGCCTTTGCTTCGAAAAAATCAGGTGTTTTTGATTGATGAAGCGCTGAAACAGCGGAAACTATCGAATTCTACTTAG